From the Clavibacter phaseoli genome, one window contains:
- a CDS encoding NAD(P)-dependent oxidoreductase — protein sequence MERQTTLLVLGGTGRTGQHLIRLALEQGHRVRALARTPAKLTATHPDLEVIRGSITEDLDLDALVAGTDHVVSLLGDAAAQRVRPVNTEFVRRLVPAMRRNGVGRFLYQAGGLSAAPGRPLPPALRLIRATIARGFTGQHEDNEAVMRYLVDEAGDVEWMVHRAGIGGDGPSKGVLRRSEKAFSIGTFADCAAYDLRLVMDPTAVRTCDLSSYRTGAAA from the coding sequence GTGGAACGACAGACCACCCTCCTGGTGCTCGGCGGCACCGGCCGGACCGGCCAGCACCTCATCCGCCTCGCCCTCGAGCAGGGCCACCGGGTGCGCGCCCTCGCGCGGACGCCCGCCAAGCTCACCGCCACCCATCCTGACCTCGAGGTGATCCGCGGATCCATCACCGAGGACCTCGACCTGGACGCGCTCGTGGCCGGCACCGACCACGTGGTCTCGCTGCTCGGCGACGCCGCGGCGCAGCGCGTCCGTCCCGTCAACACCGAGTTCGTGCGCCGGCTCGTGCCGGCCATGCGCCGCAACGGGGTCGGCCGCTTCCTCTACCAGGCGGGCGGGCTCAGCGCCGCCCCTGGCCGGCCGCTCCCGCCGGCCCTGCGACTCATCCGCGCCACGATCGCCCGCGGGTTCACCGGGCAGCACGAGGACAACGAGGCCGTCATGCGGTACCTGGTCGACGAGGCCGGCGACGTCGAGTGGATGGTCCACCGCGCGGGAATCGGCGGCGATGGGCCGTCGAAGGGCGTGCTGCGGCGGTCCGAGAAGGCGTTCAGCATCGGGACCTTCGCGGACTGCGCGGCCTACGACCTGCGCCTGGTCATGGATCCGACGGCCGTGCGCACGTGCGACCTCAGCTCCTACCGCACGGGCGCCGCGGCCTGA
- a CDS encoding TetR/AcrR family transcriptional regulator translates to MTTRPFHHGNLRAVLLEQAEAMLRTDGTDGLSLRELARQAGVSHGAPRSHFIDRQALLDALAERGFTRLTEDVRSALATRGSLHARFVRVARAYVDFAVEDAALMELMFQAKTGAAAGPVRDASLRLFQVLDEAMGDPDGDDADPDGDARERFKLLFAATMQGIAALVAARRISREQGDVLVREAMDAMLESRLGARAITRR, encoded by the coding sequence ATGACGACGCGGCCCTTCCACCACGGGAACCTCCGCGCCGTGCTGCTCGAGCAGGCGGAGGCGATGCTCCGCACGGACGGGACCGACGGCCTGTCCCTGCGCGAGCTCGCGCGGCAGGCCGGCGTGAGCCACGGCGCCCCGCGCAGCCACTTCATCGACCGGCAGGCCCTGCTCGACGCCCTCGCCGAGCGCGGCTTCACGCGGCTCACCGAGGACGTGCGCTCCGCGCTCGCCACCCGCGGATCCCTGCACGCGCGCTTCGTGCGCGTCGCCCGGGCCTACGTCGACTTCGCGGTCGAGGACGCGGCGCTCATGGAGCTCATGTTCCAGGCGAAGACGGGTGCCGCCGCCGGGCCCGTGCGCGACGCGTCGCTGCGCCTGTTCCAGGTGCTCGACGAGGCGATGGGCGACCCGGACGGCGATGACGCGGATCCCGACGGCGACGCCCGCGAGCGCTTCAAGCTCCTCTTCGCCGCCACGATGCAGGGCATCGCCGCGCTCGTCGCCGCCCGGCGCATCAGCCGCGAGCAGGGCGACGTCCTCGTGCGCGAGGCGATGGACGCGATGCTGGAGTCGCGCCTGGGCGCGCGGGCGATCACCCGGCGCTGA
- a CDS encoding NAD(P)/FAD-dependent oxidoreductase — MEITQGIDGRHDWDAVVIGGGVAGSSAALMLARARRSVLVVDAGQPRNAVAAHMHGVLGHDGKPPRQLIAEGRREIEGYGGVVVDGRVEGVEALDDPAGPRFRVSLDGGGEVTARRVILATGLADVLPDVPGLAAHWGAGVVVCPYCDGYEVRDRRIGVLATGPGSLHHVQMLRQWSADVTFLVAGGTADGAPLAIDDATRAGIDARGIRVEEAAVVRVVGERGALEGVELADGRILPLDSLFAMPGVAPRDGVARALDAATEDTPWGPFVAADPMGQTSVPGLLIAGNASSGSANVPVAMAAGTMAGAMANAGLVTEDVAIAVAGVPALA, encoded by the coding sequence ATGGAGATCACACAGGGAATCGACGGACGGCACGACTGGGACGCGGTCGTCATCGGCGGCGGCGTGGCGGGATCGAGCGCGGCGCTCATGCTCGCGCGGGCCCGCCGGAGCGTGCTCGTCGTGGACGCGGGCCAGCCCCGCAACGCCGTCGCCGCGCACATGCACGGCGTGCTCGGCCACGACGGGAAGCCACCGCGTCAGCTCATCGCAGAGGGCCGGCGCGAGATCGAGGGCTACGGCGGCGTCGTGGTCGACGGGCGGGTCGAGGGGGTCGAGGCGCTCGACGATCCCGCGGGTCCGCGCTTCCGCGTGAGCCTCGACGGCGGCGGCGAGGTCACGGCCCGCCGCGTGATCCTCGCGACCGGCCTCGCCGACGTCCTGCCCGACGTGCCCGGCCTCGCGGCGCACTGGGGCGCGGGCGTCGTCGTCTGCCCCTACTGCGACGGCTACGAGGTGCGCGACCGCCGCATCGGCGTGCTCGCGACCGGGCCCGGCAGCCTGCACCACGTGCAGATGCTGCGGCAGTGGTCGGCCGACGTCACGTTCCTCGTGGCGGGCGGGACGGCAGACGGCGCGCCGCTCGCGATCGACGACGCGACCCGCGCCGGGATCGACGCCCGCGGGATCCGCGTCGAGGAGGCCGCGGTCGTGCGCGTGGTCGGCGAGCGCGGTGCGCTCGAGGGCGTGGAGCTCGCCGACGGCCGGATCCTGCCGCTCGACTCGCTCTTCGCCATGCCGGGCGTCGCACCCCGCGACGGGGTCGCCCGCGCGCTCGACGCCGCGACCGAGGACACCCCGTGGGGCCCGTTCGTCGCGGCGGATCCGATGGGCCAGACGAGCGTCCCGGGCCTCCTCATCGCGGGCAACGCGTCGAGCGGATCCGCGAACGTGCCGGTGGCCATGGCCGCGGGCACCATGGCAGGAGCGATGGCGAACGCGGGCTTGGTGACGGAGGACGTCGCCATCGCGGTGGCGGGCGTCCCCGCGCTGGCGTAG
- a CDS encoding Lsr2 dimerization domain-containing protein: protein MTDDVDPRDDTTDSTTEAVRFGLDGIVHEIDLDPAGARALRAALAPYVAAGRRTTVTITPIRDEPARPAGAAPTGERAAAREWLEANGHKLGPGGRISATLMTLYRGRDGR, encoded by the coding sequence ATGACCGACGACGTGGATCCGCGCGACGACACGACGGACAGCACCACCGAGGCGGTGCGCTTCGGCCTCGACGGCATCGTGCACGAGATCGACCTCGACCCCGCGGGCGCACGCGCCCTCCGCGCCGCGCTCGCGCCGTACGTCGCGGCCGGGCGGCGCACGACCGTGACGATCACGCCCATCCGCGACGAGCCCGCTCGCCCCGCGGGCGCCGCCCCGACCGGCGAGCGCGCCGCGGCCCGCGAGTGGCTCGAGGCGAACGGCCACAAGCTCGGCCCGGGCGGTCGCATCTCGGCGACCCTCATGACGCTGTACCGGGGCCGCGACGGGCGCTGA
- a CDS encoding GNAT family N-acetyltransferase — MSAEPRLFPAVPRLEGERVILRPFSPADVDAMGPVLADPDVIRLTGSAHTTAEVAEMAARTTLDDRTRTWYATRADQPDRLDLALVDRATDACVGEAVINEWSPEDRSANLRILIGPAGRDRGLGSEAVRMLVDHAFAATDLERVSLEVMAFNPRARRVYERAGFVEEGRLRAAFRFDGEPVDVIVMALLRSDPRG; from the coding sequence ATGAGCGCCGAGCCCCGCCTGTTCCCCGCCGTCCCGCGCCTCGAGGGCGAGCGCGTGATCCTGCGCCCCTTCTCCCCCGCCGACGTCGACGCCATGGGTCCCGTGCTCGCCGACCCGGACGTGATCCGCCTCACCGGATCCGCGCACACGACCGCCGAGGTCGCCGAGATGGCCGCGCGGACGACGCTCGACGACCGCACGCGCACCTGGTACGCGACGCGCGCCGATCAGCCCGACCGCCTCGACCTCGCCCTGGTCGACCGCGCGACGGACGCCTGCGTGGGCGAGGCCGTGATCAACGAGTGGAGCCCCGAGGACCGGAGCGCGAACCTCCGCATCCTCATCGGCCCCGCCGGCCGCGACCGCGGTCTCGGCTCCGAGGCCGTCCGGATGCTGGTCGACCACGCGTTCGCCGCGACCGACCTCGAGCGCGTCTCCCTCGAGGTCATGGCCTTCAACCCCCGCGCCCGCCGCGTCTACGAGCGCGCGGGCTTCGTCGAGGAGGGCCGCCTCCGCGCCGCCTTCCGCTTCGACGGCGAGCCGGTCGACGTGATCGTGATGGCGCTGCTGCGGTCGGATCCGCGGGGCTGA
- a CDS encoding alpha-N-arabinofuranosidase, protein MTDARPAADARIAIDRTAVVAPVNRRTFGSFVEHLGRCVYDGIYEPGHPTANADGFRLDVVDLVKELGSSTIRYPGGNFVSGYRWEDGVGPRAERPKRLDLAWHSLETNEVGLDEFARWCELTGSELMMAVNLGTRGVLEALDILEYSNHPGGTALSDQRIANGSPEPHGVKMWCLGNEMDGPWQVGHMTADDYGKLANRTAGAMKMVDPTLELVACGSSGSGMPTFGEWERTVLEHAYDNVDFISAHAYYQERKGDLGSFLASSLDMEYFIRTVVASADQVKYRRKSDKTINISFDEWNVWYLDEHQESGVITEGWPYAPHLLEDVYSVADAVVLGNLMITLLKHSDRVTSASLAQLVNVIAPIMTETGGGAWRQTTFFPFSVTSRLAQGEVLKPRIDVGTYETEVHGTAPLVDSVATFDEATGRAAVFLVNRSLSDALTIEVDVTGLAVSEVLEAVGIHDEDVYAKNTFEDRERVGLTENASATLADGTLTITLPPVSWTAVSLG, encoded by the coding sequence ATGACCGACGCCCGCCCCGCGGCCGACGCCCGCATCGCCATCGACCGCACCGCGGTCGTCGCCCCCGTCAACCGCCGCACCTTCGGCTCGTTCGTCGAGCACCTCGGTCGCTGCGTCTACGACGGGATCTACGAGCCCGGCCACCCCACCGCGAACGCGGACGGCTTCCGCCTCGACGTGGTCGACCTCGTCAAGGAGCTCGGCTCGAGCACCATCCGCTACCCCGGCGGCAACTTCGTCTCCGGCTACCGCTGGGAGGACGGCGTCGGCCCCCGCGCCGAGCGCCCGAAGCGCCTCGACCTCGCCTGGCACTCGCTCGAGACCAACGAGGTCGGCCTCGACGAGTTCGCGCGCTGGTGCGAGCTCACCGGCAGCGAGCTGATGATGGCCGTCAACCTCGGCACGCGCGGCGTGCTCGAGGCCCTCGACATCCTCGAGTACTCGAACCACCCGGGCGGCACCGCCCTCTCCGACCAGCGCATCGCCAACGGATCCCCCGAGCCCCACGGCGTGAAGATGTGGTGCCTCGGCAACGAGATGGACGGCCCGTGGCAGGTCGGCCACATGACCGCGGACGACTACGGCAAGCTCGCGAACCGCACCGCCGGCGCCATGAAGATGGTGGATCCCACGCTCGAGCTCGTCGCGTGCGGCAGCAGCGGATCCGGCATGCCGACCTTCGGCGAGTGGGAGCGCACCGTGCTCGAGCACGCCTACGACAACGTCGACTTCATCTCGGCCCACGCCTACTACCAGGAGCGCAAGGGCGACCTCGGCAGCTTCCTCGCCTCGTCGCTCGACATGGAGTACTTCATCCGCACGGTCGTCGCATCGGCCGACCAGGTCAAGTACCGCCGCAAGAGCGACAAGACGATCAACATCTCGTTCGACGAGTGGAACGTCTGGTACCTCGACGAGCACCAGGAGTCCGGCGTCATCACTGAGGGCTGGCCCTACGCGCCGCACCTGCTCGAGGACGTCTACTCGGTCGCCGACGCGGTCGTGCTCGGCAACCTCATGATCACGCTGCTCAAGCACAGCGACCGCGTCACGTCGGCCAGCCTCGCGCAGCTCGTGAACGTGATCGCGCCGATCATGACGGAGACGGGCGGCGGCGCCTGGCGCCAGACCACGTTCTTCCCGTTCTCGGTCACGAGCCGGCTCGCGCAGGGCGAGGTGCTCAAGCCGCGCATCGACGTGGGCACGTACGAGACCGAGGTGCACGGCACCGCGCCGCTCGTCGACTCCGTCGCGACCTTCGACGAGGCCACCGGCCGCGCCGCGGTCTTCCTCGTGAACCGCAGCCTGTCGGACGCGCTCACGATCGAGGTCGACGTCACCGGCCTCGCCGTCTCCGAGGTGCTCGAGGCCGTCGGGATCCACGACGAGGACGTCTACGCGAAGAACACCTTCGAGGACCGCGAGCGCGTGGGCCTGACCGAGAACGCCTCGGCGACGCTCGCCGACGGCACCCTCACGATCACGCTGCCGCCCGTGTCGTGGACGGCCGTGTCGCTCGGCTAG
- a CDS encoding glycoside hydrolase family 127 protein yields the protein MTLPTSLDTSAAASRDGRHARPGGPVSPTRSRLTPLDAAEIRLVDGFWSERQRLNADVILRHCEEWMERIGWTSNLDRAASGEEGWEHAGIEFVDSEIHKLLEGMAWELGRPVDADDPAAVAAHVDLADRFARLVSRVAAAQDPDGYLHTSFGRPWQRPRYSDLEWGHELYSMGHLIQAGVAAHRTGTSDELVGVVTRVADHLWEAFGPDGRVAVCGHPEVEVALVELGRALEEPRYVELARLFVERRGHGLLGQIEYGAEYFQDDVPVRDADVLRGHAVRALYLAAGALDVAVETGDAELADAVRRQWEETVRARTYVTGGMGSHHQDEAFGADFELPPDRAYAETCAGIASNMLSWRLLLQHDDPRYADLIERTLLNTVLASPREDGRAFFYTNTLHQRTPGTAPDEDEVNARALASLRAPWFEVSCCPTNVARTLASMELTFATRSPDGVQIHQLGSYDVDTVLEDGTPVALSVRSGYPYAGDVSVAFREDTGREVELAVRIPAWARTATLTEPGGSPLEVRGRRALVHRRFRAGDEVRLDLPMAARFVIPDFRIDAVRGQVAVERGPLVLALESTDVPSGQVGDVAVDTRSAPALTERGARVRLSRTVADVADWPYGHGVDRVDRVEPLGEVDLVPYASWANRGPSTMRVWIPVAAGRS from the coding sequence GTGACCCTGCCCACCTCCCTCGACACGTCCGCCGCCGCCTCGCGGGACGGGCGCCATGCCCGCCCCGGCGGACCCGTCTCGCCGACGCGCTCCCGGCTCACCCCGCTCGACGCGGCCGAGATCCGGCTCGTCGACGGCTTCTGGAGCGAGAGGCAGCGGCTGAACGCCGACGTGATCCTCCGCCACTGCGAGGAGTGGATGGAGCGGATCGGCTGGACCTCGAACCTCGACCGCGCTGCCTCCGGCGAGGAGGGCTGGGAGCACGCGGGCATCGAGTTCGTGGACTCCGAGATCCACAAGCTGCTCGAGGGCATGGCGTGGGAGCTCGGCCGGCCCGTGGACGCGGACGACCCGGCGGCCGTCGCCGCGCACGTCGACCTGGCCGACCGCTTCGCCCGGCTCGTCTCGCGCGTGGCCGCGGCGCAGGATCCCGACGGCTACCTCCACACGTCGTTCGGCCGCCCGTGGCAGCGCCCGCGCTACTCCGACCTGGAATGGGGCCACGAGCTGTACTCGATGGGGCACCTCATCCAGGCCGGCGTCGCCGCGCACCGGACCGGGACCTCGGACGAGCTCGTCGGCGTGGTGACCCGCGTCGCCGACCACCTCTGGGAGGCCTTCGGACCCGACGGGCGGGTCGCCGTGTGCGGCCACCCCGAGGTGGAGGTCGCCCTCGTCGAGCTCGGCCGCGCGCTGGAGGAGCCGCGGTACGTGGAGCTCGCGCGCCTGTTCGTGGAGCGGCGGGGACACGGGCTGCTCGGGCAGATCGAGTACGGCGCCGAGTACTTCCAGGACGACGTGCCCGTGCGCGACGCGGACGTGCTCCGCGGCCACGCGGTGCGCGCGCTGTACCTCGCGGCCGGGGCCCTCGACGTCGCCGTGGAGACCGGCGACGCGGAGCTCGCGGACGCCGTGCGCCGTCAGTGGGAGGAGACCGTGCGGGCCCGCACGTACGTGACCGGCGGCATGGGATCCCACCACCAGGACGAGGCGTTCGGCGCCGACTTCGAGCTGCCGCCGGACCGCGCCTACGCGGAGACCTGCGCGGGCATCGCGTCGAACATGCTGTCGTGGCGCCTGCTCCTCCAGCACGACGACCCGCGCTACGCCGACCTCATCGAGCGCACCCTGCTCAACACCGTGCTCGCCTCCCCGCGGGAGGACGGCCGCGCCTTCTTCTACACGAACACGCTGCACCAGCGGACCCCCGGCACGGCGCCCGACGAGGACGAGGTGAACGCGCGGGCGCTCGCGAGCCTCCGGGCGCCGTGGTTCGAGGTGTCGTGCTGCCCCACCAACGTCGCCCGCACGCTCGCGAGCATGGAGCTGACGTTCGCGACGCGGTCGCCCGACGGGGTGCAGATCCACCAGCTGGGCTCGTACGACGTGGACACCGTGCTCGAGGACGGCACCCCCGTCGCGCTGTCCGTGCGCAGCGGCTACCCGTACGCGGGCGACGTGTCGGTCGCGTTCCGCGAGGACACGGGGCGGGAGGTGGAGCTGGCCGTGCGGATCCCCGCGTGGGCGCGCACCGCGACCCTCACCGAGCCCGGCGGATCGCCGCTCGAGGTCCGCGGGCGCCGGGCGCTCGTGCACCGCCGCTTCCGCGCGGGCGACGAGGTGCGGCTCGACCTGCCCATGGCCGCGCGCTTCGTGATCCCGGATTTCCGCATCGACGCCGTGCGCGGGCAGGTCGCGGTCGAGCGCGGCCCGCTCGTGCTGGCCCTCGAGTCGACCGACGTGCCCTCGGGCCAGGTCGGCGACGTCGCGGTCGACACGAGATCCGCCCCCGCGCTCACTGAGCGCGGGGCGCGCGTGCGGCTGTCCCGCACGGTGGCCGACGTCGCCGACTGGCCCTACGGCCACGGCGTCGACCGCGTCGACCGCGTCGAGCCGCTGGGCGAGGTGGACCTCGTGCCCTACGCCTCCTGGGCGAACCGCGGCCCGTCCACCATGCGGGTCTGGATCCCCGTGGCGGCCGGCCGCAGCTGA
- a CDS encoding carbohydrate ABC transporter permease — translation MLFPVYWMVNVSLTPTDQMRQSPPQLFPLAPTLDGYAAVVRDQLPYLGTSLVVGLGTVIVTIALSAPAAYSLAKLRPVGGGALGFVMIVAQMIPQVIMAMGFYAIYLNAGILNRWWGLIIADSTLAVPFGVLIFTAFMRGIPDELLSAAELDGAGTWRTFVSIVLPVSRNSVVTVGLFAFLWAWSDFVFSSTLNSGGDAQTITLGIYRYIGNNNQEWNSIMATAVVASIPATVLLIVAQRYVAAGVTAGAVKD, via the coding sequence ATGCTCTTCCCCGTGTACTGGATGGTGAACGTCTCGCTGACGCCCACGGACCAGATGCGGCAGAGCCCGCCGCAGCTGTTCCCCCTCGCGCCGACCCTCGACGGCTACGCGGCCGTCGTGCGCGACCAGCTGCCCTACCTCGGCACGAGCCTCGTGGTCGGCCTCGGGACGGTGATCGTCACGATCGCCCTGTCGGCGCCCGCGGCCTACTCGCTCGCCAAGCTCCGTCCCGTGGGCGGCGGGGCGCTGGGCTTCGTCATGATCGTGGCGCAGATGATCCCGCAGGTGATCATGGCGATGGGCTTCTACGCGATCTACCTCAACGCCGGGATCCTGAATCGGTGGTGGGGCCTCATCATCGCCGACAGCACGCTGGCCGTGCCGTTCGGGGTGCTGATCTTCACCGCGTTCATGCGCGGGATCCCCGACGAGCTCCTGTCCGCCGCGGAGCTCGACGGCGCCGGCACCTGGCGCACCTTCGTCTCGATCGTGCTGCCCGTGAGCCGCAACTCGGTCGTGACGGTGGGCCTCTTCGCCTTCCTCTGGGCGTGGTCGGACTTCGTGTTCTCGTCGACGCTCAACAGCGGCGGCGACGCGCAGACCATCACGCTCGGCATCTACCGCTACATAGGCAACAACAATCAGGAGTGGAACTCGATCATGGCGACCGCCGTGGTGGCCTCCATCCCCGCGACCGTGCTGCTGATCGTCGCCCAGCGCTACGTCGCCGCCGGCGTCACCGCCGGCGCCGTGAAGGACTGA
- a CDS encoding carbohydrate ABC transporter permease: MSAHTIDRREAGAAERGRDTAVPPGRDRGPRRPDGRRPRRVGPRQLTAWAFLVPVVVYLAVFYAYPLIRNVDLSVRDYTVRSFIDGSAPFIGFDNFARIVQSPTFGPALANTLTFTLVSIAFQFTIGMALAVFFFQRFRLSATLRALFLVPWLLPLIVSASTWSWMLNSESGIVNATIRALGGGQVNWLTSPQWALTSVIVANIWIGIPFNLVILYSGLQNIPGDLYEAASLDGATSWQRFRRITFPLLAPVSAITILLGLVYTLKVFDIIWIMTRGGPGDTSTTFAIWSYQLGFGSTLPTFGPAAAVGNLLIVMALVCGLVYLRVQRKQES; encoded by the coding sequence ATGAGCGCCCACACCATCGACCGCCGCGAGGCGGGCGCCGCGGAGCGGGGCCGCGACACCGCGGTCCCGCCCGGGCGGGACCGCGGGCCGCGTCGACCCGACGGCCGCCGGCCCCGCCGCGTCGGGCCGCGGCAGCTCACGGCGTGGGCGTTCCTCGTCCCCGTCGTCGTCTACCTCGCCGTCTTCTACGCCTACCCGCTCATCCGCAACGTCGACCTGTCGGTGCGCGACTACACCGTGCGCTCGTTCATCGACGGGTCGGCGCCGTTCATCGGGTTCGACAACTTCGCCCGGATCGTCCAGAGCCCGACCTTCGGGCCCGCGCTCGCGAACACGCTCACGTTCACGCTCGTGTCGATCGCGTTCCAGTTCACGATCGGCATGGCGCTCGCCGTCTTCTTCTTCCAGCGGTTCCGCCTCTCGGCCACCCTCCGGGCGCTGTTCCTGGTGCCGTGGCTGCTGCCGCTCATCGTCAGCGCGTCGACCTGGTCGTGGATGCTCAACAGCGAGAGCGGGATCGTCAACGCGACCATCCGCGCGCTCGGCGGCGGCCAGGTCAACTGGCTGACGTCGCCGCAGTGGGCGCTCACGTCGGTCATCGTCGCGAACATCTGGATCGGGATCCCGTTCAACCTCGTGATCCTGTACAGCGGCCTGCAGAACATCCCCGGCGACCTCTACGAGGCGGCGTCGCTCGACGGCGCGACGTCGTGGCAGCGCTTCCGCCGGATCACGTTCCCGCTGCTCGCGCCGGTCTCCGCGATCACGATCCTGCTGGGCCTCGTCTACACGCTGAAGGTGTTCGACATCATCTGGATCATGACCCGCGGCGGTCCGGGGGACACCTCCACGACCTTCGCGATCTGGTCCTACCAGCTCGGATTCGGCTCGACGCTGCCCACCTTCGGGCCGGCCGCCGCGGTCGGCAACCTCCTCATCGTCATGGCCCTCGTCTGCGGCCTCGTCTACCTGCGCGTGCAGAGGAAGCAGGAGAGCTGA
- a CDS encoding sugar ABC transporter substrate-binding protein, translated as MNSFTRTTRPVAVAGALVVGLALAGCSTGGGAASDGSAASGTYTFWDPYPQFDASSDWTKLVEQCGTEAGVTVERTGYDTSDLTSKALLAGQQGNSPDLLLVDNPVVSTLAEGGLLTTTEETGADVSGFEENILAAGQLGSDTFGVPIGANTLALYYNKTVLAKAGVDPATITDWASLTAALEEVTASGGKGITFSAIGTEEGSFQFLPFFWGSGADLTDLSSDEAVQALTLWTDWVKQGLAPNSVIGNTQTTSWQEFLTGEYAFGENGTWQLQGVKDSGIDYGILSIPASDGGSAPAPTGGEFLTVPVQRDQARYDVSKEIQACLTSTDNLVATDTTLSYVAPTADAQQAQVAADPDLEPWVTAVGEAKGRTSDDLGTKYPRISEQLWKAVQNSLSGAASPEDALDEAQKAAESANG; from the coding sequence GTGAACTCCTTCACCCGCACCACGCGCCCCGTCGCCGTCGCCGGCGCGCTCGTCGTCGGTCTCGCCCTGGCCGGCTGCTCCACCGGAGGCGGCGCCGCCTCGGATGGATCCGCCGCCAGCGGCACCTACACGTTCTGGGACCCGTACCCCCAGTTCGACGCCTCCTCCGACTGGACGAAGCTCGTCGAGCAGTGCGGCACCGAGGCCGGCGTGACCGTCGAGCGCACCGGCTACGACACCTCCGACCTCACGAGCAAGGCGCTCCTCGCCGGCCAGCAGGGCAACTCGCCCGACCTCCTGCTCGTCGACAACCCCGTCGTCTCGACGCTCGCCGAGGGCGGCCTGCTCACGACGACCGAGGAGACCGGCGCCGACGTGTCCGGCTTCGAGGAGAACATCCTCGCGGCCGGCCAGCTCGGCAGCGACACCTTCGGCGTCCCCATCGGCGCCAACACCCTGGCGCTCTACTACAACAAGACGGTGCTGGCGAAGGCGGGGGTGGATCCCGCCACCATCACCGACTGGGCGTCGCTCACCGCGGCGCTCGAGGAGGTCACGGCGTCCGGCGGCAAGGGCATCACGTTCTCGGCCATCGGCACGGAGGAGGGCAGCTTCCAGTTCCTCCCGTTCTTCTGGGGATCCGGCGCCGACCTGACCGACCTCTCCTCCGACGAGGCCGTGCAGGCGCTCACCCTCTGGACCGACTGGGTGAAGCAGGGCCTCGCGCCGAACAGCGTGATCGGCAACACGCAGACGACCTCGTGGCAGGAGTTCCTGACGGGCGAGTACGCGTTCGGGGAGAACGGCACCTGGCAGCTCCAAGGCGTGAAGGACTCCGGGATCGACTACGGGATCCTCTCCATCCCCGCGAGCGACGGCGGCTCGGCCCCCGCGCCCACCGGCGGAGAGTTCCTCACGGTGCCCGTGCAGCGGGACCAGGCGCGCTACGACGTCTCGAAGGAGATCCAGGCCTGCCTCACCAGCACCGACAACCTCGTCGCCACCGACACCACGCTCTCCTACGTGGCGCCGACGGCCGACGCGCAGCAGGCCCAGGTCGCTGCGGACCCCGACCTCGAGCCGTGGGTGACCGCGGTCGGCGAGGCCAAGGGCCGCACGAGCGACGACCTCGGCACGAAGTACCCGCGCATCTCGGAGCAGCTCTGGAAGGCCGTGCAGAACAGCCTCAGCGGAGCGGCCAGCCCCGAGGACGCGCTCGACGAGGCCCAGAAGGCCGCCGAGTCGGCGAACGGCTGA